In Labrus mixtus chromosome 11, fLabMix1.1, whole genome shotgun sequence, a single window of DNA contains:
- the LOC132983732 gene encoding keratin-associated protein 10-1 isoform X4, producing the protein MMSTSSPAATSSGSQTASTNQPTNSGAGSMTMAQSNATMMASGWTGSSNSTTSGSGSSNTMMPTSQPSTSIGGTTGMNSSMGMINCPSFACNYSDCYSMYMSQNTTSCTPGYCCELIRQTDMYYTVGCSASCSYSCFNSSQTNCTVSCCNSTGCLNGTFASMMMTTTPAMTTTKKATPMVTTTARPQTTANKGNKCSQGKCTGTDCYKTFKNLQMCSSSEPHCQLKKETVGTSLQWTAGCTTNCSAQTPCKTSTTPPCHLECCTATMTSCLMMNGTLNVLNFATRGPHLNTELIASLLCLLALTWLL; encoded by the exons ATGATGTCCACCAGCAGCCCCGCAGCTACATCCTCAGGAAGCCAAACAGCCTCGACCAATCAGCCTACCAACTCTGGAG CTGGTTCAATGACCATGGCCCAGTCCAACGCCACCATGATGGCGTCAGGCTGGACCGGTTCATCCAACTCTACGACTTCAGGCTCTGGATCCTCAAACACAATGATGCCCACCAGTCAGCCATCAACCTCCATTG GTGGCACAACTGGTATGAATTCTTCAATGGGCATG ATCAACTGCCCCTCATTCGCCTGTAACTATTCAGACTGCTACTCCATGTACATGAGTCAGAACACCACTTCATGCACTCCTGGTTACTGCTGCGAG CTGATAAGGCAGACGGACATGTACTACACTGTCGGCTGCAGCGCCTCCTGCTCTTATAGCTGCTTCAACTCCTCGCAGACTAACTGTACTGTGAGCTGCTGCAACTCCACAGGCTGTCTCAATGGCACTTTTGCATCCATGATGATGACCACAACCCCAG CAATGACAACCACAAAGAAGGCAACACCAATGGTTACGACCACAGCCAGGCCccaaacaacagcaaacaaa ggaAACAAATGCAGTCAGGGTAAATGCACAGGTACAGACTGCTACAAAACTTTCAAAAACCTACAAATGTGCTCCTCTTCAGAGCCGCACTGTCAG CTGAAAAAGGAGACTGTGGGTACCTCGCTACAGTGGACCGCAGGTTGCACCACCAACTGTTCAGCCCAAACCCCATGCAAGACCTCCACAACACCTCCTTGTCACCTGGAGTGCTGCACAGCCACGATGACCTCCTGCCTCATGATGAACGGCACGCTGAATGTCCTCAACTTTGCCACAAGAGGGCCTCATCTAAACACAGAATTGATTGCTTCCTTGCTTTGCCTGCTCGCCCTCACTTGGCTGCTTTAA
- the LOC132983732 gene encoding uncharacterized protein LOC132983732 isoform X3, giving the protein MMSTSSPAATSSGSQTASTNQPTNSGGSASTSIQSPTTTASSAGSAPTTQSLPSQTSSANSASSSPVTSNSVSATNSGTDSASSTAGSMTMAQSNATMMASGWTGSSNSTTSGSGSSNTMMPTSQPSTSIGGTTGMNSSMGMINCPSFACNYSDCYSMYMSQNTTSCTPGYCCELIRQTDMYYTVGCSASCSYSCFNSSQTNCTVSCCNSTGCLNGTFASMMMTTTPAMTTTKKATPMVTTTARPQTTANKGNKCSQGKCTGTDCYKTFKNLQMCSSSEPHCQLKKETVGTSLQWTAGCTTNCSAQTPCKTSTTPPCHLECCTATMTSCLMMNGTLNVLNFATRGPHLNTELIASLLCLLALTWLL; this is encoded by the exons ATGATGTCCACCAGCAGCCCCGCAGCTACATCCTCAGGAAGCCAAACAGCCTCGACCAATCAGCCTACCAACTCTGGAG GCTCAGCATCCACCTCCATCCAGTCTCCCACCACCACCGCCTCCTCAGCAGGCTCAGCACCCACCACACAGTCCCTCCCAAGCCAAACTTCTTCTGCCAACtctgcatcatcatcacctGTCACCTCTAATTCAGTCAGTGCTACTAATTCAGGAACCGATTCTGCCTCCTCTACAGCTGGTTCAATGACCATGGCCCAGTCCAACGCCACCATGATGGCGTCAGGCTGGACCGGTTCATCCAACTCTACGACTTCAGGCTCTGGATCCTCAAACACAATGATGCCCACCAGTCAGCCATCAACCTCCATTG GTGGCACAACTGGTATGAATTCTTCAATGGGCATG ATCAACTGCCCCTCATTCGCCTGTAACTATTCAGACTGCTACTCCATGTACATGAGTCAGAACACCACTTCATGCACTCCTGGTTACTGCTGCGAG CTGATAAGGCAGACGGACATGTACTACACTGTCGGCTGCAGCGCCTCCTGCTCTTATAGCTGCTTCAACTCCTCGCAGACTAACTGTACTGTGAGCTGCTGCAACTCCACAGGCTGTCTCAATGGCACTTTTGCATCCATGATGATGACCACAACCCCAG CAATGACAACCACAAAGAAGGCAACACCAATGGTTACGACCACAGCCAGGCCccaaacaacagcaaacaaa ggaAACAAATGCAGTCAGGGTAAATGCACAGGTACAGACTGCTACAAAACTTTCAAAAACCTACAAATGTGCTCCTCTTCAGAGCCGCACTGTCAG CTGAAAAAGGAGACTGTGGGTACCTCGCTACAGTGGACCGCAGGTTGCACCACCAACTGTTCAGCCCAAACCCCATGCAAGACCTCCACAACACCTCCTTGTCACCTGGAGTGCTGCACAGCCACGATGACCTCCTGCCTCATGATGAACGGCACGCTGAATGTCCTCAACTTTGCCACAAGAGGGCCTCATCTAAACACAGAATTGATTGCTTCCTTGCTTTGCCTGCTCGCCCTCACTTGGCTGCTTTAA
- the LOC132983732 gene encoding uncharacterized protein LOC132983732 isoform X1 produces the protein MMSTSSPAATSSGSQTASTNQPTNSGVSISSVGSASTSIQSPTTTASSAGSAPTTQSLPSQTSSANSASSSPVTSNSVSATNSGTDSASSTAGSMTMAQSNATMMASGWTGSSNSTTSGSGSSNTMMPTSQPSTSIGGTTGMNSSMGMINCPSFACNYSDCYSMYMSQNTTSCTPGYCCELIRQTDMYYTVGCSASCSYSCFNSSQTNCTVSCCNSTGCLNGTFASMMMTTTPAMTTTKKATPMVTTTARPQTTANKGNKCSQGKCTGTDCYKTFKNLQMCSSSEPHCQLKKETVGTSLQWTAGCTTNCSAQTPCKTSTTPPCHLECCTATMTSCLMMNGTLNVLNFATRGPHLNTELIASLLCLLALTWLL, from the exons ATGATGTCCACCAGCAGCCCCGCAGCTACATCCTCAGGAAGCCAAACAGCCTCGACCAATCAGCCTACCAACTCTGGAG TCTCTATTTCCTCTGTAGGCTCAGCATCCACCTCCATCCAGTCTCCCACCACCACCGCCTCCTCAGCAGGCTCAGCACCCACCACACAGTCCCTCCCAAGCCAAACTTCTTCTGCCAACtctgcatcatcatcacctGTCACCTCTAATTCAGTCAGTGCTACTAATTCAGGAACCGATTCTGCCTCCTCTACAGCTGGTTCAATGACCATGGCCCAGTCCAACGCCACCATGATGGCGTCAGGCTGGACCGGTTCATCCAACTCTACGACTTCAGGCTCTGGATCCTCAAACACAATGATGCCCACCAGTCAGCCATCAACCTCCATTG GTGGCACAACTGGTATGAATTCTTCAATGGGCATG ATCAACTGCCCCTCATTCGCCTGTAACTATTCAGACTGCTACTCCATGTACATGAGTCAGAACACCACTTCATGCACTCCTGGTTACTGCTGCGAG CTGATAAGGCAGACGGACATGTACTACACTGTCGGCTGCAGCGCCTCCTGCTCTTATAGCTGCTTCAACTCCTCGCAGACTAACTGTACTGTGAGCTGCTGCAACTCCACAGGCTGTCTCAATGGCACTTTTGCATCCATGATGATGACCACAACCCCAG CAATGACAACCACAAAGAAGGCAACACCAATGGTTACGACCACAGCCAGGCCccaaacaacagcaaacaaa ggaAACAAATGCAGTCAGGGTAAATGCACAGGTACAGACTGCTACAAAACTTTCAAAAACCTACAAATGTGCTCCTCTTCAGAGCCGCACTGTCAG CTGAAAAAGGAGACTGTGGGTACCTCGCTACAGTGGACCGCAGGTTGCACCACCAACTGTTCAGCCCAAACCCCATGCAAGACCTCCACAACACCTCCTTGTCACCTGGAGTGCTGCACAGCCACGATGACCTCCTGCCTCATGATGAACGGCACGCTGAATGTCCTCAACTTTGCCACAAGAGGGCCTCATCTAAACACAGAATTGATTGCTTCCTTGCTTTGCCTGCTCGCCCTCACTTGGCTGCTTTAA
- the LOC132983731 gene encoding uncharacterized protein LOC132983731 — translation MTAHIFWSVFTWTFKGLLCTCRYLWICPYNAIKFLPRQQFITEGTSRRQRKLVGPGSKGIIAIPGSPDRTTALHKRLTKTEKEILSLKTRFACERASWERRFAYLQRKQEELHNQVASQGGVLVKVGSFEDQGGSGVDNGEVYQECPRNLPRITYQRRGSDLSTRGLTYASSLTGSHFSTYSTMSSRPASSSSSGASRSWRASKPPHRVFVPHSPMDLELGHRVRIMLPNGRISTGTIRFLGHLQGEADLHLGVELQTAHHGMNDGSHRGHCYFECKPGYGAFVPFHKLLMAWE, via the exons ATGACGGCACACATCTTCTGgagtgtgttcacatggacaTTCAAGGGGCTCCTGTGCACCTGCAGGTACTTGTGG ATCTGTCCATATAATGCAATCAAATTCTTGCCAAGGCAACAATTCATTACTGAGGGAACGAGCCGACGTCAGAGAAAGCTTGTGG GCCCTGGGAGTAAAGGGATTATAGCCATACCAGGAAGTCCCGACCGCACTACAGCCCTTCATAAACGGCTCACCAAAACCGAGAAGGAGATACTGTCGCTCAAGACCAGGTTTGCCTGTGAGAGAGCATCATGGGAAAGGAGGTTTGCttatctgcagagaaaacaggaagagcTACACAATCAG GTGGCCTCTCAGGGTGGAGTGTTGGTGAAAGTGGGCAGTTTTGAGGACCAGGGGGGGTCAGGAGTGGACAATGGCGAAGTATATCAGGAGTGTCCAA GGAATCTCCCAAGAATTACGTACCAGCGCAGGGGATCTGATTTGTCAACGAGAGGCCTCACGTACGCCAGCAGTTTGACAGGCAGCCACTTCTCCACATATTCAACGATGAGCTCCAGACCTGCCTCGTCCTCATCTTCTGGCGCCAG tAGATCATGGAGGGCATCCAAACCGCCTCACCGGGTTTTTGTACCACACTCCCCCATGGACCTGGAGTTGGGTCACCGCGTCAGGATCATGCTGCCAAATGGAAGGATCAGCACAGGAACTATCCGTTTCCTGGGCCACCTGCAGGGGGAGGCAGATCTCCACCTTGGGGTGGAGCTGCAGACAGCTCATCACGGAATGAATGACGGCAGCCACAGGGGACACTGCTACTTTGAATG CAAACCTGGTTATGGGGCATTTGTACCATTCCACAAACTACTGATGGCCTGGGAATGA
- the LOC132983732 gene encoding uncharacterized protein LOC132983732 isoform X2 gives MTTTTQSAQTTSTSRDSQSTNTVSISSVGSASTSIQSPTTTASSAGSAPTTQSLPSQTSSANSASSSPVTSNSVSATNSGTDSASSTAGSMTMAQSNATMMASGWTGSSNSTTSGSGSSNTMMPTSQPSTSIGGTTGMNSSMGMINCPSFACNYSDCYSMYMSQNTTSCTPGYCCELIRQTDMYYTVGCSASCSYSCFNSSQTNCTVSCCNSTGCLNGTFASMMMTTTPAMTTTKKATPMVTTTARPQTTANKGNKCSQGKCTGTDCYKTFKNLQMCSSSEPHCQLKKETVGTSLQWTAGCTTNCSAQTPCKTSTTPPCHLECCTATMTSCLMMNGTLNVLNFATRGPHLNTELIASLLCLLALTWLL, from the exons ATGACCACCACCACCCAGTCCGCTCAAACCACAAGCACCTCCAGAGACTCACAATCCACCAACACAGTCTCTATTTCCTCTGTAGGCTCAGCATCCACCTCCATCCAGTCTCCCACCACCACCGCCTCCTCAGCAGGCTCAGCACCCACCACACAGTCCCTCCCAAGCCAAACTTCTTCTGCCAACtctgcatcatcatcacctGTCACCTCTAATTCAGTCAGTGCTACTAATTCAGGAACCGATTCTGCCTCCTCTACAGCTGGTTCAATGACCATGGCCCAGTCCAACGCCACCATGATGGCGTCAGGCTGGACCGGTTCATCCAACTCTACGACTTCAGGCTCTGGATCCTCAAACACAATGATGCCCACCAGTCAGCCATCAACCTCCATTG GTGGCACAACTGGTATGAATTCTTCAATGGGCATG ATCAACTGCCCCTCATTCGCCTGTAACTATTCAGACTGCTACTCCATGTACATGAGTCAGAACACCACTTCATGCACTCCTGGTTACTGCTGCGAG CTGATAAGGCAGACGGACATGTACTACACTGTCGGCTGCAGCGCCTCCTGCTCTTATAGCTGCTTCAACTCCTCGCAGACTAACTGTACTGTGAGCTGCTGCAACTCCACAGGCTGTCTCAATGGCACTTTTGCATCCATGATGATGACCACAACCCCAG CAATGACAACCACAAAGAAGGCAACACCAATGGTTACGACCACAGCCAGGCCccaaacaacagcaaacaaa ggaAACAAATGCAGTCAGGGTAAATGCACAGGTACAGACTGCTACAAAACTTTCAAAAACCTACAAATGTGCTCCTCTTCAGAGCCGCACTGTCAG CTGAAAAAGGAGACTGTGGGTACCTCGCTACAGTGGACCGCAGGTTGCACCACCAACTGTTCAGCCCAAACCCCATGCAAGACCTCCACAACACCTCCTTGTCACCTGGAGTGCTGCACAGCCACGATGACCTCCTGCCTCATGATGAACGGCACGCTGAATGTCCTCAACTTTGCCACAAGAGGGCCTCATCTAAACACAGAATTGATTGCTTCCTTGCTTTGCCTGCTCGCCCTCACTTGGCTGCTTTAA